From the genome of Leptolyngbya sp. 'hensonii', one region includes:
- a CDS encoding metal-binding protein, which produces MPSGQTHDRITLWSLPWIAGISYGLTRNGELTLLVAGGFLFGGLMFGPDLDIYSRQYLRWGWVKWIWRPYQKVLRHRSFWSHGPMIGTTLRLFYLAGWISLIGLAGAAILLHFGHIEPDWLMASGVIRSAIEEYRGEAIVLFLGLELGSMSHSLSDWLGSAAKRLKQRQLWGKNQGRKTLRPSRKGN; this is translated from the coding sequence ATGCCCTCTGGTCAGACCCACGATCGGATTACCCTCTGGAGCTTGCCCTGGATTGCGGGTATCAGCTATGGTTTGACGCGGAATGGGGAACTGACCCTGCTGGTTGCTGGTGGGTTTCTGTTTGGTGGCTTGATGTTTGGTCCTGATCTGGATATTTACTCTCGCCAGTATCTGCGATGGGGATGGGTGAAATGGATCTGGCGACCGTACCAGAAAGTATTGCGCCATCGCTCTTTTTGGTCCCATGGCCCCATGATCGGAACGACCCTGCGTCTGTTTTATCTGGCAGGTTGGATCAGTCTCATTGGGTTGGCAGGTGCAGCGATTCTTCTCCACTTTGGCCACATCGAACCGGATTGGCTGATGGCTTCGGGAGTGATTCGGTCTGCGATCGAAGAATATAGAGGAGAGGCAATCGTCCTCTTCCTGGGGTTAGAACTGGGATCGATGAGCCATAGCCTGAGCGACTGGCTGGGTTCAGCCGCTAAACGCCTCAAGCAACGGCAATTATGGGGAAAAAATCAAGGGCGCAAAACGTTGCGCCCTTCCAGGAAAGGTAATTGA